From Anaerosoma tenue:
GGCCGCGGACCAACGGGTGGACCCACGGATCCTCACGCTTTGCGGCTGCGAGCATACGCTGGAGCGTCGGTTCGACCTCGCGCGCCAAGGGCACCTGGTATGCCCCGGGCCACCGGTCGACGGTCGTCCGCCGCGGTATGTTCTTCCGCCGCAGCGCGGTGCACTCACCTTCGGCACACAGGCCCTTCGTGAGCATGCGCTGCACCTGGAGGACTGTGTCCATGCCGAGGGGAGCCGAGGCCAGTCTGGGTACGTCACGCATCGTGGTGTAGAAGTTCACCACCAACCGCTCCGTTCGGGTCCGGGGCTTGGTGCCGTGACCGAGGAACTCGCGCACATCCTGGAAGCTCTTGCTCTCGTCGGGCATCAGGCAAGCCGCGGTCGTCTCGTCCATCAGCGTCTGGCTGGCGAAGCGCTGCTGCTCGTCTCCGAGCCTGCCAAGCGCGGTGGACAGGCGTCCGAAGGCAAGCGTGTCGATCTCGTGCAGGTGCCGGAGTATCTCCGGCGTAGGGATGAACCACCGCGAGTCCACGGTGCCGAGCGTGATCTCGTGCGCGCAGACCCGACGCGCGAAGTCGAGGATCGACCAGGCGGTCGTTCGCGCATCTTCGTCCAGCGTGGCGGTTCGTTTGGCGAGCTCCTCCTCGTAGGCGTAGTCCTGGTTGGCCAGGCGCAGCAAGGTATGCAGGTCTTCCGGGGTCATCACCGCAAGAAGATCGCGCAGTTGCTGCCTCGAGGGAGTCACCCCGGGCTCGACCATGATACCCACCTGACTTTCTATCGATTCTCGTCAGTTGGAGCGTTTGAATGCTGTCAACGCAGGGATGGCCGACCTCTCCATCTGCCACAAGCCCACTCTATAGCAA
This genomic window contains:
- a CDS encoding Fic family protein; the protein is MVEPGVTPSRQQLRDLLAVMTPEDLHTLLRLANQDYAYEEELAKRTATLDEDARTTAWSILDFARRVCAHEITLGTVDSRWFIPTPEILRHLHEIDTLAFGRLSTALGRLGDEQQRFASQTLMDETTAACLMPDESKSFQDVREFLGHGTKPRTRTERLVVNFYTTMRDVPRLASAPLGMDTVLQVQRMLTKGLCAEGECTALRRKNIPRRTTVDRWPGAYQVPLAREVEPTLQRMLAAAKREDPWVHPLVRGLLLYFSLLNLRPFELSDVGLARAIFQIYMHRAGYPVLQLMPISQVLLHRYGEYARRWPAENHGDLTGFVSWALESVWRALETLGRNIDARVDENERLRSQLRFDPSLNHRQRTVLGRAIRLPGATFYIDYHRRSYDIAYSTARADLIGLVDRGYMRVQRQGHAFMFTAAPGLRRLVTTKSKGRT